The Musa acuminata AAA Group cultivar baxijiao chromosome BXJ1-3, Cavendish_Baxijiao_AAA, whole genome shotgun sequence genome window below encodes:
- the LOC135637991 gene encoding uncharacterized protein LOC135637991 — MERKPSDSPNLMRHSAGAASAASTPGRRWAQIAEEKPKPKLAARVTEAAGETVAECAAVLCCCPCGLANLFFVAAVKLPAGLVRRALRLRRKRRAGYGKVKAGILRTRVGSFDDDDFSIHHGTFFMAMGAKEVWPAKAVSPELLQLEKEMTARFYSTGFWRSPSQKE, encoded by the coding sequence ATGGAGAGGAAGCCGTCCGACTCTCCCAATTTAATGCGTCATTCGGCCGGAGCCGCCAGTGCCGCCTCGACCCCCGGCCGACGGTGGGCGCAGATCGCAGAAGAGAAGCCGAAGCCGAAGCTGGCAGCCCGGGTCACGGAGGCGGCCGGGGAGACGGTGGCGGAGTGCGCGGCAGTATTATGCTGCTGCCCCTGCGGCCTGGCGAACCTCTTCTTCGTGGCGGCTGTCAAGCTGCCGGCGGGGCTTGTCCGGCGGGCCCTGCGATTGAGACGGAAGCGTCGCGCCGGCTACGGAAAGGTGAAAGCCGGGATCTTGCGGACCAGAGTCGGCTCCTTTGACGACGACGACTTCAGTATTCACCACGGGACATTTTTTATGGCAATGGGGGCCAAAGAGGTATGGCCAGCGAAGGCGGTGTCGCCAGAGCTGTTGCAGttggagaaggagatgacagcgagaTTCTACAGCACTGGGTTTTGGCGGAGCCCTTCACAAAAGGAGTAA